CGCCGACGAGGTCACCGTCGCGGCCGCCGACGCGCTCACCGCCACCGTGGAGGAGGACGGCGCCGTCCCCGTGCTGCGCGGCCTGCTGCCCTGAGCCCCGCTGCACTGAGCGGCCTGCTGCACGGATCGGCCGGCTGAACTGCCCGGCGCCGCGCTCGGGCCGGGGGTGAGGGCGTCCAGTCAGCGAGACCACCCGATATCGTGACGTACCTGGCGGACGTGATCAGATCGTTACGTGATCGAGGTCCGACGTGCTTGCGCCCCGACCGGGCAAGGGCTTGTGTGGGAACAACTGGGGTGCCGACGCCCCACGGAACGCATTACGACGCAGTAATGAGGAGGAGTTTTCATGGCTCGAACCGGACGACGCGGAGTCGCCGTAGCGGGGGGCACCCTTGCCCTCGCTCTCACCCTGGCCGCCTGTGGCGGCGCCGACGACCTCGGCGGCGGCGGCGGTGGTGGTGGCAACGACGGCGAGACGAGCGCCGGCGGCGGCACGGACTGCGCTGCCTTCGAGGAGTACGGCACGTTCGAGGGTGAGAGTGTCACCCTCTTCACCTCGATCCGTGAGGTCGAGGCGGACCAGATGCAGGACTCCTTCGAGGAGTTCACCGAGTGCACCGGCATCGAGGTCGTCCACAACGGCTCCGGCGAGTTCGAGCAGCAGGTCGTCGTCCAGGCCGAGGGCGGCAACGCCCCCGACCTCGCGGCCTTCCCGCAGCCCGGCCTCCTCCAGCGCATGGTGCGCGACGGCTACGTCCTCGCCGCCCCCGACGCGGTCGAGGCCAACGTGGACGAGGGCTGGACCGAGGACTGGAAGTCCTACGGCACGGTCGACGGCGAGTTCTACGCCTCCCCGATGCTCTCCTCGGTGAAGTCCTTCGTCTGGTACTCCCCGACGGCGTTCGAGGAGAACGGCTACGAGGTCCCCGAGACGTGGGACGAGCTCATGACGCTCACGGAGCAGATCGCCGCCGACCAGGGGTCCGAGACGGTCAAGCCCTGGTGCGCGGGCATCGAGTCCGGTGGCGCCACCGGCTGGCCCGCCACCGACTGGATCGAGGACCTCGTCCTGCGCACCGGTGGCGGCGACGTCTACGACCAGTGGGTCACGCACGAGATCCCCTTCAACGCCCCGGAGGTCACCGAGGCCGTCGACCTCGCCGGAGCCATCCTCAAGGACGACAACTACGTCAACGGCGGCATCGGCGACTCGCGGTCCATCGCGACGACGTCCTTCAACGACGGTGGTCTGCCCATCCTCGACGGCGAGTGCTTCCTCCACCGCCAGGCCTCCTTCTACGAGGCGCAGTGGCCCGAGGGCACCGACGTCAGCCCCGAGGGAGAGGCGTTCGCCTTCCCGCTGCCGGGCATGACCGCGGACGACCGCCCGCTGCTCGTCGCCGGAGAGTTCGTCGGTGCGTTCAACGACCGTGAGGCCACCCAGGCCGTCCAGACGTTCATGTCCTCCGCTGAGTGGGCCAACACCCGCGTCGAGATCGGCGGCGTGACGTCGGCAAACCTGGGGGTGGACCCGGAGCTCGCCACGTCCGACGTGCTGCGTCAGGCGATCGAGCTGTTCCAGGACGAGTCCGCCACGGTCCGCTTCGACGGCTCGGACCTCATGCCGTCGGAGGTCGGCGCCGGGGCGTTCTGGACCGGCATGGTGGACTGGATCAACGGTGCGGACACCGACACGGTGCTCACCCAGATCGACGCCGCCTGGCCGGCCGGCTGACCAGTGACCCACAGGCGGGGGTGCGGCGATGCCGCGCCCCCGCCTCGGTCGCGTGAAGGGAGCTGATCACCGTGGACTTCTTCCTCTACTCCAAGTTCGGCCAGATGATCCTGGCCGTCGTGGCGTTCCTCGTCGTCGTCGCCGTCCTCCTCCTGCTGGCCCGCGTGGCCGACCGGATCGCCGGCCGCTCGCGCACCTGGTGGATGGTGCTGCTCTTCGGCGGGCCGGCCCTGGCGCTGCTCGGCGTGGGGCTCATCTACCCGGCGATCCGCACGACGCTCATGTCGTTCATGGACCGCTC
The sequence above is a segment of the Georgenia faecalis genome. Coding sequences within it:
- a CDS encoding ABC transporter substrate-binding protein produces the protein MARTGRRGVAVAGGTLALALTLAACGGADDLGGGGGGGGNDGETSAGGGTDCAAFEEYGTFEGESVTLFTSIREVEADQMQDSFEEFTECTGIEVVHNGSGEFEQQVVVQAEGGNAPDLAAFPQPGLLQRMVRDGYVLAAPDAVEANVDEGWTEDWKSYGTVDGEFYASPMLSSVKSFVWYSPTAFEENGYEVPETWDELMTLTEQIAADQGSETVKPWCAGIESGGATGWPATDWIEDLVLRTGGGDVYDQWVTHEIPFNAPEVTEAVDLAGAILKDDNYVNGGIGDSRSIATTSFNDGGLPILDGECFLHRQASFYEAQWPEGTDVSPEGEAFAFPLPGMTADDRPLLVAGEFVGAFNDREATQAVQTFMSSAEWANTRVEIGGVTSANLGVDPELATSDVLRQAIELFQDESATVRFDGSDLMPSEVGAGAFWTGMVDWINGADTDTVLTQIDAAWPAG